In Phragmites australis chromosome 24, lpPhrAust1.1, whole genome shotgun sequence, the following are encoded in one genomic region:
- the LOC133906948 gene encoding flotillin-like protein 2: MATFKVADASEYIAITGWGIDDVKLAKKAWVWIGQQCKKFDITPVNYEFEVHAMSSEKLPFVLPAVFTIGPKISDDDSKASLLLYAKLIAPHDKNSSHVRELVKGVIEGETRVLAASMTMEEIFQGTKSFKQAVFENVQLELKQFGLYIYNANVKQLVDVPGQEYFSYLGQKTQQGAMNQAKVDVAEARMKGAVGAKEREGTTLQKAAEVDSQTKVFKVRQEAIGIKEQAKVEAEVKVFENEREAVVAAAKAELATKKAAWDRQIKVAEVEAAKAVAIREAELQMEVERKNALRQTEKLKAEQLSKATVQYDTQVQDSNAALYSRQKAAEAKLYEQQRAAEARKAQADAQFFEQKLAEDAKLYAKQKEAESLAMVGKAKAEYVSSMLQALGGNYNALRDYLMIDGGLYQEMARINAGAVSGMQPKISIWSNGGADGGSASNVSESGASTGVGALQQVAGVYKMLPPLLSTVHEQTGMLPPAWMGALPKDGDAN, translated from the exons ATGGCGACCTTCAAGGTCGCCGACGCGTCGGAGTACATCGCTATCACGGGGTGGGGCATCGACGACGTGAAGCTCGCGAAGAAGGCGTGGGTGTGGATCGGGCAGCAGTGCAAGAAGTTCGACATCACGCCGGTGAACTACGAGTTCGAGGTGCACGCCATGAGCTCCGAGAAGCTGCCCTTCGTCCTCCCCGCTGTCTTCACCATCGGCCCCAAGATCAGCGACGACGACAGCAAAGCCTCGCTGCTCCTCTACGCCAAGCTCATCGCGCCGCACGACAAGAACTCGAGCCACGTCAGGGAGCTCGTCAAGGGCGTCATCGAGGGCGAGACCCGCGTGCTCGCCGCTTCCATGACCATGGAGGAGATCTTCCAGGGCACCAAGTCCTTCAAGCAGGCCGTATTTGAGAACGTGCAGCTGGAGCTCAAACAGTTCGGCCTCTACATCTACAACGCCAACGTCAAGCAGCTCGTCGACGTGCCCGGGCAGGAGTACTTCTCCTACCTCGGCCAGAAGACGCAGCAGGGGGCCATGAACCAGGCCAAGGTGGATGTCGCCGAGGCGCGAATGAAGGGCGCGGTCGGCGccaaggagagggaggggaCGACGCTGCAGAAGGCGGCCGAGGTGGACTCCCAGACCAAGGTGTTCAAGGTGCGGCAGGAGGCCATCGGGATCAAGGAGCAGGCCaaggtggaggcggaggtaaAGGTGTTCGAGAATGAGAGGGAGGCAGTGGTCGCCGCGGCCAAGGCCGAGCTGGCGACGAAGAAGGCCGCGTGGGACAGGCAGATCAAGGTGGCCGAGGTCGAGGCGGCCAAGGCAGTCGCCATCCGCGAGGCCGAGCTCCAGATGGAGGTCGAGCGCAAGAACGCGCTGCGCCAAACTGAGAAGCTCAAGGCAGAGCAGCTCAGCAAGGCCACCGTGCAGTACGACACACAG GTGCAAGATTCGAACGCCGCGCTGTACAGCAggcagaaggcggcggaggcgaagCTGTACGAGCAGCAGAGAGCGGCGGAGGCGCGCAAGGCGCAGGCCGACGCGCAGTTCTTCGAGCAGAAGCTGGCCGAGGACGCCAAGCTCTACGCGAAGCAGAAGGAGGCCGAGTCCTTGGCCATGGTGGGCAAGGCCAAGGCCGAGTACGTGTCGTCCATGCTCCAGGCTCTCGGCGGCAACTACAACGCGCTGAGGGACTACCTGATGATCGACGGCGGGCTGTACCAGGAGATGGCGCGCATCAATGCCGGAGCGGTCAGCGGCATGCAGCCCAAGATCAGCATCTGGAGCAACGGCGGCGCGGACGGCGGCTCTGCGAGCAACGTCTCCGAGTCCGGCGCCAGCACCGGCGTCGGCGCGCTGCAGCAGGTGGCCGGGGTGTACAAGATGCTCCCGCCGCTGCTGTCCACCGTCCACGAGCAGACGGGCATGCTCCCGCCTGCATGGATGGGCGCGCTGCCCAAGGACGGAGACGCCAACTGA